One genomic window of Trichosurus vulpecula isolate mTriVul1 chromosome X, mTriVul1.pri, whole genome shotgun sequence includes the following:
- the KDM5C gene encoding lysine-specific demethylase 5C isoform X2 produces MEAGPEDFVPPPECPVFEPSWAEFRDPLGYIAKIRPIAEKSGICKIRPPPDWQPPFAVEVDNFRFTPRIQRLNELEAQTRVKLNYLDQIAKFWEIQGSSLKIPNVERRILDLYSLSKIVVEEGGYEAISKDRRWARVAQRLNYPAGKNIGSLLRSHYERIVYPYEMYQSGANLVCNTRPFDSEEKDKEYKPHSIPLRQSVQPSKFNSYGRRAKRLQPDPEPTEEDIEKNPELKKLQIYGAGPKMMGLGLMAKDKSLRKKDKDGPECPPTVVVKEEVGTEPKLEPASPKAFMDGKEELSHSPEPCTKMTMRLRRSHSNAQFIESYVCRMCARGDEDDKLLLCDGCDDNYHIFCLLPPLPEIPKGIWRCPKCVMAECKRPPEAFGFEQATREYTLQSFGEMADSFKADYFNMPVHMVPTELVEKEFWRLVNSIEEDVTVEYGADIHSKEFGSGFPISDSTRRLSPEEEEYAASGWNLNVMPVLEQSVLCHINADISGMKVPWLYVGMVFSAFCWHIEDHWSYSINYLHWGEPKTWYGVPSFAAEHLEEVMKKLTPELFDSQPDLLHQLVTLMNPNTLMAHGVPVVRTNQCAGEFVITFPRAYHSGFNQGYNFAEAVNFCTADWLPAGRQCIEHYRRLRRYCVFSHEELICKMAACPEKLDLNLAAAVHKEMFIMVQEERRLRKALLEKGITEAEREAFELLPDDERQCAKCKTTCFLSALACYDCPDGLVCLSHIDDLCKCPTSKQYLRYRYTLDELPAMLHKLKVRAESFDTWASQVRTALELEDGRKRSLEELRALESEARERRFPHSELLQRLKDCLHQAEACVSRALRLVSSQEPGGVEPSGECQVPRVVPPQLTLEELREFIEEMSSLPCAMHQIGEVKDILEQVEAFQAQAQTALASLPASLGHLSGLLEQAHRLVVEVPEAEQLKLQVQQAHWLDEVKRALAPPAHRGTLAVMRGLLASGADVAPSPAVDKARAELQELLAIAERWEEKAHLCLEARQKHPPATLEAIIREAENLPVHLPNILALKEALGKARAWIADVDEIQNGDHYPCLDDLEGLVAVGRDLPVGLEELRQLELQVLMAHSWREKASKTFLKKNSCYTLLEVLCPCADAGSESMKRDRWKREKEPGLYRSDTELLGLSAQDLRDPGSVILAFKEGEQKEKEGILHLRRANAAKPCPSALKLTGLPSAVPSPESLSCVCGQAPVGEGALQCDLCRDWFHGCCVSAPRLSGLQPLAWWEWDTKFLCPLCMRSRRPRLETILALLVALQKLPVRLPEGEALQCLTERAIGWQGRARRALASRDVSALLSRLAELRQRLHQPPAAPCPQPGSLAPAPLRESRGSGGSSNELQVALENGDGVKNPEKTSPGGSDLELLTSLLPRLEGPVLELPEAARGPLEELMMEGDLLEVTLDENHSIWQLLQAGRPPDLSRLRTLIELEKAERQGTRGRSRAPEKRRRRKGERAGGECTDVTREELEPKRARGPVTTEAEEMLEEEEEEEGEAEGIRARDEDLPPGGGMSQNRLEGRPGSQGGGPSACPLPTSPCPSEQQQL; encoded by the exons ATGGAGGCCGGGCCCGAGGACTTCGTGCCCCCGCCCGAGTGCCCCGTCTTCGAGCCGAGCTGGGCCGAGTTCCGGGACCCACTGGGCTACATCGCCAAGATCCGGCCCATCGCCGAGAAGTCGGGCATCTGCAAGATCCGGCCGCCGCCG GACTGGCAGCCTCCCTTTGCTGTGGAAGTGGACAACTTTAGGTTCACCCCCCGGATCCAGAGGCTGAATGAACTGGAG GCCCAGACCAGGGTGAAGCTCAATTACTTGGACCAGATCGCCAAGTTCTGGGAGATCCAGGGTTCCTCCCTGAAGATCCCGAATGTGGAGCGGCGCATCTTGGACCTCTACAGCCTCAGCAAA ATTGTGGTAGAGGAGGGAGGCTATGAGGCCATCAGCAAGGACCGCCGATGGGCACGTGTGGCCCAGCGCCTCAACTACCCAGCAGGCAAGAACATTGGCTCCCTGCTGCGCTCTCACTATGAGCGTATTGTCTACCCCTATGAGATGTACCAGTCTGGAGCCAATCTGGTg TGTAACACACGTCCGTTTGATAGCGAAGAGAAGGACAAAGAATACAAGCCCCACAGCATCCCCCTGCGGCAGTCGGTGCAGCCCTCCAAGTTTAACAGCTATGGACGGCGGGCCAAGAGGCTGCAGCCTGAT CCGGAACCCACTGAAGAGGACATTGAGAAGAACCCTGAGCTGAAGAAGCTGCAGATCTATGGGGCTGGCCCGAAGATGATGGGCCTGGGCCTCATGGCCAAGGACAAGAGTCTTCGAAAGAAGG ATAAGGATGGCCCCGAGTGCCCCCCTACAGTGGTGGTGAAAGAGGAGGTGGGCACAGAGCCAAAGCTGGAGCCAGCTTCCCCTAAAGCCTTCATGGATGGCAAAGAGGAGCTCAGCCACAGCCCTGAGCCCTGCACCAAGATGACCATGCGGCTGAGGAGGAGTCACAGCAATGCCCAGTTT ATTGAGTCCTATGTGTGCCGGATGTGTGCCCGAGGGGACGAAGATGACAAACTCCTGCTCTGTGATGGCTGTGATGACAATTACCACATCTTTTGCCTCCTGCCCCCCCTTCCAGAGATCCCCAAGGGCATCTGGCGCTGCCCTAAGTGTGTCATGGCG GAATGTAAACGCCCTCCAGAGGCCTTTGGCTTTGAGCAGGCCACACGGGAATACACGTTGCAAAGCTTTGGCGAGATGGCCGACTCCTTCAAGGCTGACTACTTCAACATGCCTGTGCAC ATGGTACCCACAGAGTTAGTAGAGAAGGAATTCTGGCGTCTTGTGAACAGCATTGAGGAAGATGTGACCGTGGAGTATGGGGCTGACATCCACTCCAAGGAGTTTGGCAGTGGCTTTCCCATCAGTGACAGCACAAGGCGCCTGTCCCCTGAGGAGGAG GAATATGCGGCCAGTGGTTGGAACCTGAATGTCATGCCTGTCCTGGAGCAGTCGGTCCTGTGCCACATCAATGCCGACATCTCTGGCATGAAAGTGCCCTGGTTGTATGTGGGCATGGTCTTCTCAGCCTTCTGCTGGCACATTGAAGATCACTGGAGCTACTCCATTAACTACCTCCACTG GGGAGAGCCTAAGACGTGGTACGGTGTCCCGTCCTTCGCAGCTGAGCACCTGGAGGAAGTGATGAAGAAGCTCACGCCGGAGCTGTTTGACAGCCAGCCTGACCTCCTTCATCAGCTGGTCACGCTCATGAATCCCAACACACTCATGGCACACGGTGTGCCG GTTGTCCGCACCAACCAGTGTGCGGGAGAATTCGTCATCACCTTTCCTCGAGCCTACCACAGTGGCTTCAATCAGGGCTACAACTTTGCTGAGGCTGTCAACTTCTGCACTGCTGACTGG CTGCCTGCAGGGCGTCAATGTATCGAGCACTATCGGCGGCTCCGGCGTTACTGTGTCTTCTCCCATGAAGAGCTCATTTGCAAGATGGCAGCCTGCCCggagaagctggatttgaacttggctgcGGCTGTGCACAAGGAAATGTTCATCATGGTACAGGAGGAGCGCCGACTAAGAAAGGCCCTGCTTGAGAAG GGCATCACAGAGGCAGAACGGGAAGCCTTCGAGCTGCTCCCTGATGACGAGCGCCAGTGTGCCAAGTGTAAGACAACGTGCTTCCTGTCCGCATTGGCCTGTTATGACTGTCCTGATGGCCTTGTCTGCCTCTCCCACATCGATGACCTCTGCAAGTGCCCCACCAGCAAGCAGTATCTGAG ATATCGATACACACTGGATGAGTTACCTGCCATGTTGCACAAACTGAAAGTGCGGGCTGAGTCCTTTGATACCTGGGCTAGTCAAGTGCGCACAGCCCTGGAGCTGGAGGATGGGCGGAAGCGCA GTCTGGAGGAGCTCAGGGCTCTGGAGTCTGAGGCCCGGGAGCGCCGCTTCCCCCACAGTGAGCTCCTGCAGCGGCTGAAGGACTGCCTGCACCAGGCTGAGGCCTGCGTCTCTCGGGCCCTGAGGCTGGTCAGCAGCCAGGAGCCAGGGGGTGTGGAGCCCAGTGGGGAATGCCAGGTCCCCAGGGTGGTCCCCCCCCAGCTGACCCTGGAAGAGCTCCGTGAGTTCATTGAGGAGATGAGCAGCCTACCTTGTGCCATGCACCAGATTGGAGAGGTCAAG GACATCCTGGAGCAGGTGGAGGCTTTCCAGGCCCAGGCTCAGACAGCTCTGGCCTCCCTGCCAGCCAGCCTGGGCCACCTCTCGGGCCTGCTGGAACAGGCTCATCGCCTGGTTGTGGAGGTGCCTGAGGCTGAACAGCTGAAGCTGCAGGTGCAGCAGGCCCATTGGCTAGATGAAGTGAAGAGGGCCCTGGCCCCCCCAGCCCATCGGGGCACCTTGGCGGTCATGCGGGGGCTGCTGGCATCGGGGGCCGATGTGGCACCCAGCCCTGCCGTGGACAAAGCCCGGGCCGAACTGCAGGAGCTGCTCGCCATTGCTGAGCGTTGGGAGGAGAAGGCCCATCTCTGTCTCGAGGCCAG GCAAAAACACCCTCCTGCCACCCTCGAGGCCATCATCCGAGAGGCTGAAAACCTCCCAGTGCATCTGCCCAACATCCTGGCCCTGAAGGAGGCCCTTGGCAAGGCGCGGGCCTGGATCGCAGATGTGGATGAGATCCAG AACGGTGATCATTACCCGTGTCTGGATGACTTGGAGGGCCTGGTGGCTGTGGGCCGGGACTTGCCTGTGGGccttgaggaactgaggcagctGGAGTTGCAGGTGCTGATGGCCCACTCTTGGCGAGAGAAAGCTTCCAAGACCTTCCTCAAGAAGAACTCCTGCTACACTCTGCTCGAG GTGTTGTGTCCATGTGCAGATGCCGGCTCAGAGAGCATGAAGAGGGATcgatggaagagagagaaggagccaGGCCTCTACAGATCAGATACTGAGCTTTTGGGGTTGTCTGCCCAGGACCTCAGAGACCCAGGCTCTGTG ATCCTGGCCTTCAAGGAAGGtgagcagaaagagaaagagggcatCTTACATCTGCGTCGTGCCAATGCAGCCAAGCCCTGCCCATCAGCTCTCAAACTCACCGGGCTTCCCTCAGCTGTGCCCTCACCCGAGTCCCTATCCTGTGTGTGTGGGCAGGCACCAGTGGGCGAGGGGGCCCTGCAGTGTGACCTGTGCAGGGACTGGTTCCATGGCTGCTGTGTGTCAGCCCCACGCCTCAGTGGGCTCCAGCCCCTGGCCTGGTGGGAGTGGGACACTAaattcctctgcccactctgcaTGCGCTCCCGCCGACCTCGCCTAGAAACCATCTTGGCCCTCCTGGTGGCCCTGCAGAAGCTGCCTGTTCGACTGCCTGAGGGGGAGGCCCTGCAGTGCCTGACTGAGAGGGCCATTGGCTGGCAGGGTAGGGCCCGCAGGGCCCTGGCATCCAGGGATGTGTCGGCGCTGTTGAGTCGTCTAGCCGAACTCCGGCAGCGACTGCACCAACCCCCAGCTGCCCCTTGCCCCCAGCCTGGCAGCCTGGCCCCGGCCCCACTCAGGGAGAGCAGAGGCAGTGGCGGCAGCAGCAATGAACTTCAG GTGGCTTTGGAGAATGGAGATGGCGTGAAGAACCCTGAGAAGACCAGCCCTGGCGGCTCAG ACCTGGAGCTGCTGACATCCCTGCTGCCCCGTCTGGAAGGCCCTGTGCTCGAGCTTCCTGAGGCAGCCCGAGGCCCCCTGGAGGAGCTGATGATGGAGGGGGATCTGCTTGAGGTAACTTTGGATGAGAACCACAGCATCTGGCAGCTGTTGCAGGCTGGCCGCCCCCCAGACCTGAGCCGGCTCCGCACGCTGATCGAG CTGGAGAAGGCAGAGAGGCAGGGCACTCGAGGGCGAAGCCGTGCTCCGGAGAAGCGGCGGCGGCGGAAGGGGGAGCGCGCTGGGGGCGAGTGCACGGATGTGACTAGGGAGGAGCTGGAGCCAAAGAGAGCCCGGGGCCCAGTGACCACCGAGGCAGAGGAGAtgctggaggaggaagaggaggaagaaggggaggctGAGGGGATCAGAGCCAGGGATGAGGACCTTCCCCCTGGTGGCGGCATGAGCCAGAACAGGCTGGAGGGGAGGCCTGGGAGCCAGGGGGGTGGGCCCTCTGCCTGCCCCTTGCCCACCTCCCCCTGTCCCTCTGAACAGCAGCAGTTGTGA
- the KDM5C gene encoding lysine-specific demethylase 5C isoform X1 yields the protein MEAGPEDFVPPPECPVFEPSWAEFRDPLGYIAKIRPIAEKSGICKIRPPPDWQPPFAVEVDNFRFTPRIQRLNELEAQTRVKLNYLDQIAKFWEIQGSSLKIPNVERRILDLYSLSKIVVEEGGYEAISKDRRWARVAQRLNYPAGKNIGSLLRSHYERIVYPYEMYQSGANLVQCNTRPFDSEEKDKEYKPHSIPLRQSVQPSKFNSYGRRAKRLQPDPEPTEEDIEKNPELKKLQIYGAGPKMMGLGLMAKDKSLRKKDKDGPECPPTVVVKEEVGTEPKLEPASPKAFMDGKEELSHSPEPCTKMTMRLRRSHSNAQFIESYVCRMCARGDEDDKLLLCDGCDDNYHIFCLLPPLPEIPKGIWRCPKCVMAECKRPPEAFGFEQATREYTLQSFGEMADSFKADYFNMPVHMVPTELVEKEFWRLVNSIEEDVTVEYGADIHSKEFGSGFPISDSTRRLSPEEEEYAASGWNLNVMPVLEQSVLCHINADISGMKVPWLYVGMVFSAFCWHIEDHWSYSINYLHWGEPKTWYGVPSFAAEHLEEVMKKLTPELFDSQPDLLHQLVTLMNPNTLMAHGVPVVRTNQCAGEFVITFPRAYHSGFNQGYNFAEAVNFCTADWLPAGRQCIEHYRRLRRYCVFSHEELICKMAACPEKLDLNLAAAVHKEMFIMVQEERRLRKALLEKGITEAEREAFELLPDDERQCAKCKTTCFLSALACYDCPDGLVCLSHIDDLCKCPTSKQYLRYRYTLDELPAMLHKLKVRAESFDTWASQVRTALELEDGRKRSLEELRALESEARERRFPHSELLQRLKDCLHQAEACVSRALRLVSSQEPGGVEPSGECQVPRVVPPQLTLEELREFIEEMSSLPCAMHQIGEVKDILEQVEAFQAQAQTALASLPASLGHLSGLLEQAHRLVVEVPEAEQLKLQVQQAHWLDEVKRALAPPAHRGTLAVMRGLLASGADVAPSPAVDKARAELQELLAIAERWEEKAHLCLEARQKHPPATLEAIIREAENLPVHLPNILALKEALGKARAWIADVDEIQNGDHYPCLDDLEGLVAVGRDLPVGLEELRQLELQVLMAHSWREKASKTFLKKNSCYTLLEVLCPCADAGSESMKRDRWKREKEPGLYRSDTELLGLSAQDLRDPGSVILAFKEGEQKEKEGILHLRRANAAKPCPSALKLTGLPSAVPSPESLSCVCGQAPVGEGALQCDLCRDWFHGCCVSAPRLSGLQPLAWWEWDTKFLCPLCMRSRRPRLETILALLVALQKLPVRLPEGEALQCLTERAIGWQGRARRALASRDVSALLSRLAELRQRLHQPPAAPCPQPGSLAPAPLRESRGSGGSSNELQVALENGDGVKNPEKTSPGGSDLELLTSLLPRLEGPVLELPEAARGPLEELMMEGDLLEVTLDENHSIWQLLQAGRPPDLSRLRTLIELEKAERQGTRGRSRAPEKRRRRKGERAGGECTDVTREELEPKRARGPVTTEAEEMLEEEEEEEGEAEGIRARDEDLPPGGGMSQNRLEGRPGSQGGGPSACPLPTSPCPSEQQQL from the exons ATGGAGGCCGGGCCCGAGGACTTCGTGCCCCCGCCCGAGTGCCCCGTCTTCGAGCCGAGCTGGGCCGAGTTCCGGGACCCACTGGGCTACATCGCCAAGATCCGGCCCATCGCCGAGAAGTCGGGCATCTGCAAGATCCGGCCGCCGCCG GACTGGCAGCCTCCCTTTGCTGTGGAAGTGGACAACTTTAGGTTCACCCCCCGGATCCAGAGGCTGAATGAACTGGAG GCCCAGACCAGGGTGAAGCTCAATTACTTGGACCAGATCGCCAAGTTCTGGGAGATCCAGGGTTCCTCCCTGAAGATCCCGAATGTGGAGCGGCGCATCTTGGACCTCTACAGCCTCAGCAAA ATTGTGGTAGAGGAGGGAGGCTATGAGGCCATCAGCAAGGACCGCCGATGGGCACGTGTGGCCCAGCGCCTCAACTACCCAGCAGGCAAGAACATTGGCTCCCTGCTGCGCTCTCACTATGAGCGTATTGTCTACCCCTATGAGATGTACCAGTCTGGAGCCAATCTGGTg CAGTGTAACACACGTCCGTTTGATAGCGAAGAGAAGGACAAAGAATACAAGCCCCACAGCATCCCCCTGCGGCAGTCGGTGCAGCCCTCCAAGTTTAACAGCTATGGACGGCGGGCCAAGAGGCTGCAGCCTGAT CCGGAACCCACTGAAGAGGACATTGAGAAGAACCCTGAGCTGAAGAAGCTGCAGATCTATGGGGCTGGCCCGAAGATGATGGGCCTGGGCCTCATGGCCAAGGACAAGAGTCTTCGAAAGAAGG ATAAGGATGGCCCCGAGTGCCCCCCTACAGTGGTGGTGAAAGAGGAGGTGGGCACAGAGCCAAAGCTGGAGCCAGCTTCCCCTAAAGCCTTCATGGATGGCAAAGAGGAGCTCAGCCACAGCCCTGAGCCCTGCACCAAGATGACCATGCGGCTGAGGAGGAGTCACAGCAATGCCCAGTTT ATTGAGTCCTATGTGTGCCGGATGTGTGCCCGAGGGGACGAAGATGACAAACTCCTGCTCTGTGATGGCTGTGATGACAATTACCACATCTTTTGCCTCCTGCCCCCCCTTCCAGAGATCCCCAAGGGCATCTGGCGCTGCCCTAAGTGTGTCATGGCG GAATGTAAACGCCCTCCAGAGGCCTTTGGCTTTGAGCAGGCCACACGGGAATACACGTTGCAAAGCTTTGGCGAGATGGCCGACTCCTTCAAGGCTGACTACTTCAACATGCCTGTGCAC ATGGTACCCACAGAGTTAGTAGAGAAGGAATTCTGGCGTCTTGTGAACAGCATTGAGGAAGATGTGACCGTGGAGTATGGGGCTGACATCCACTCCAAGGAGTTTGGCAGTGGCTTTCCCATCAGTGACAGCACAAGGCGCCTGTCCCCTGAGGAGGAG GAATATGCGGCCAGTGGTTGGAACCTGAATGTCATGCCTGTCCTGGAGCAGTCGGTCCTGTGCCACATCAATGCCGACATCTCTGGCATGAAAGTGCCCTGGTTGTATGTGGGCATGGTCTTCTCAGCCTTCTGCTGGCACATTGAAGATCACTGGAGCTACTCCATTAACTACCTCCACTG GGGAGAGCCTAAGACGTGGTACGGTGTCCCGTCCTTCGCAGCTGAGCACCTGGAGGAAGTGATGAAGAAGCTCACGCCGGAGCTGTTTGACAGCCAGCCTGACCTCCTTCATCAGCTGGTCACGCTCATGAATCCCAACACACTCATGGCACACGGTGTGCCG GTTGTCCGCACCAACCAGTGTGCGGGAGAATTCGTCATCACCTTTCCTCGAGCCTACCACAGTGGCTTCAATCAGGGCTACAACTTTGCTGAGGCTGTCAACTTCTGCACTGCTGACTGG CTGCCTGCAGGGCGTCAATGTATCGAGCACTATCGGCGGCTCCGGCGTTACTGTGTCTTCTCCCATGAAGAGCTCATTTGCAAGATGGCAGCCTGCCCggagaagctggatttgaacttggctgcGGCTGTGCACAAGGAAATGTTCATCATGGTACAGGAGGAGCGCCGACTAAGAAAGGCCCTGCTTGAGAAG GGCATCACAGAGGCAGAACGGGAAGCCTTCGAGCTGCTCCCTGATGACGAGCGCCAGTGTGCCAAGTGTAAGACAACGTGCTTCCTGTCCGCATTGGCCTGTTATGACTGTCCTGATGGCCTTGTCTGCCTCTCCCACATCGATGACCTCTGCAAGTGCCCCACCAGCAAGCAGTATCTGAG ATATCGATACACACTGGATGAGTTACCTGCCATGTTGCACAAACTGAAAGTGCGGGCTGAGTCCTTTGATACCTGGGCTAGTCAAGTGCGCACAGCCCTGGAGCTGGAGGATGGGCGGAAGCGCA GTCTGGAGGAGCTCAGGGCTCTGGAGTCTGAGGCCCGGGAGCGCCGCTTCCCCCACAGTGAGCTCCTGCAGCGGCTGAAGGACTGCCTGCACCAGGCTGAGGCCTGCGTCTCTCGGGCCCTGAGGCTGGTCAGCAGCCAGGAGCCAGGGGGTGTGGAGCCCAGTGGGGAATGCCAGGTCCCCAGGGTGGTCCCCCCCCAGCTGACCCTGGAAGAGCTCCGTGAGTTCATTGAGGAGATGAGCAGCCTACCTTGTGCCATGCACCAGATTGGAGAGGTCAAG GACATCCTGGAGCAGGTGGAGGCTTTCCAGGCCCAGGCTCAGACAGCTCTGGCCTCCCTGCCAGCCAGCCTGGGCCACCTCTCGGGCCTGCTGGAACAGGCTCATCGCCTGGTTGTGGAGGTGCCTGAGGCTGAACAGCTGAAGCTGCAGGTGCAGCAGGCCCATTGGCTAGATGAAGTGAAGAGGGCCCTGGCCCCCCCAGCCCATCGGGGCACCTTGGCGGTCATGCGGGGGCTGCTGGCATCGGGGGCCGATGTGGCACCCAGCCCTGCCGTGGACAAAGCCCGGGCCGAACTGCAGGAGCTGCTCGCCATTGCTGAGCGTTGGGAGGAGAAGGCCCATCTCTGTCTCGAGGCCAG GCAAAAACACCCTCCTGCCACCCTCGAGGCCATCATCCGAGAGGCTGAAAACCTCCCAGTGCATCTGCCCAACATCCTGGCCCTGAAGGAGGCCCTTGGCAAGGCGCGGGCCTGGATCGCAGATGTGGATGAGATCCAG AACGGTGATCATTACCCGTGTCTGGATGACTTGGAGGGCCTGGTGGCTGTGGGCCGGGACTTGCCTGTGGGccttgaggaactgaggcagctGGAGTTGCAGGTGCTGATGGCCCACTCTTGGCGAGAGAAAGCTTCCAAGACCTTCCTCAAGAAGAACTCCTGCTACACTCTGCTCGAG GTGTTGTGTCCATGTGCAGATGCCGGCTCAGAGAGCATGAAGAGGGATcgatggaagagagagaaggagccaGGCCTCTACAGATCAGATACTGAGCTTTTGGGGTTGTCTGCCCAGGACCTCAGAGACCCAGGCTCTGTG ATCCTGGCCTTCAAGGAAGGtgagcagaaagagaaagagggcatCTTACATCTGCGTCGTGCCAATGCAGCCAAGCCCTGCCCATCAGCTCTCAAACTCACCGGGCTTCCCTCAGCTGTGCCCTCACCCGAGTCCCTATCCTGTGTGTGTGGGCAGGCACCAGTGGGCGAGGGGGCCCTGCAGTGTGACCTGTGCAGGGACTGGTTCCATGGCTGCTGTGTGTCAGCCCCACGCCTCAGTGGGCTCCAGCCCCTGGCCTGGTGGGAGTGGGACACTAaattcctctgcccactctgcaTGCGCTCCCGCCGACCTCGCCTAGAAACCATCTTGGCCCTCCTGGTGGCCCTGCAGAAGCTGCCTGTTCGACTGCCTGAGGGGGAGGCCCTGCAGTGCCTGACTGAGAGGGCCATTGGCTGGCAGGGTAGGGCCCGCAGGGCCCTGGCATCCAGGGATGTGTCGGCGCTGTTGAGTCGTCTAGCCGAACTCCGGCAGCGACTGCACCAACCCCCAGCTGCCCCTTGCCCCCAGCCTGGCAGCCTGGCCCCGGCCCCACTCAGGGAGAGCAGAGGCAGTGGCGGCAGCAGCAATGAACTTCAG GTGGCTTTGGAGAATGGAGATGGCGTGAAGAACCCTGAGAAGACCAGCCCTGGCGGCTCAG ACCTGGAGCTGCTGACATCCCTGCTGCCCCGTCTGGAAGGCCCTGTGCTCGAGCTTCCTGAGGCAGCCCGAGGCCCCCTGGAGGAGCTGATGATGGAGGGGGATCTGCTTGAGGTAACTTTGGATGAGAACCACAGCATCTGGCAGCTGTTGCAGGCTGGCCGCCCCCCAGACCTGAGCCGGCTCCGCACGCTGATCGAG CTGGAGAAGGCAGAGAGGCAGGGCACTCGAGGGCGAAGCCGTGCTCCGGAGAAGCGGCGGCGGCGGAAGGGGGAGCGCGCTGGGGGCGAGTGCACGGATGTGACTAGGGAGGAGCTGGAGCCAAAGAGAGCCCGGGGCCCAGTGACCACCGAGGCAGAGGAGAtgctggaggaggaagaggaggaagaaggggaggctGAGGGGATCAGAGCCAGGGATGAGGACCTTCCCCCTGGTGGCGGCATGAGCCAGAACAGGCTGGAGGGGAGGCCTGGGAGCCAGGGGGGTGGGCCCTCTGCCTGCCCCTTGCCCACCTCCCCCTGTCCCTCTGAACAGCAGCAGTTGTGA